Within the Solidesulfovibrio fructosivorans JJ] genome, the region CAGTAAAGGCGTCTCGGCCAAAAGGTCGGAAGCGCTTACGCCGGTGTTGCCGGAGGAAAAAAGCAGTGTTCCGCCGTATTCTTGCAGGATTGAGGCCTCGATGTTGTCCTCGTCCTCGAATTCCTTTCCTTTGACAACGATGTCGGGCTTAAGCTCCCGTAAAAAAACTTCCAGGCTGTCTTCAAGCACGAAACAATAGTCCACGAAACGAAGGGCTTGCATCACGGATAATCGTTGCTCTTCCGTGAATCCAGCGTCCGTGGCCCGCAGGTTTTTATACAACCCGACGACAAGAATATCCGCCAGATCGGCGGCAAAGCTGAGGAGGCGCAGGTGCCCGGGATGCATGATGTTGAAATACCCGGACACGAAACAGACTTTTTTATCCTTCCGGGAGGCTGCAACCTCTGCGACGATCTGTCGTCCGTCAATGTTTGTTTTCATGGCGGGGCTCATTTGTATTTTTTATGCGGGCATTCCATCGCTTTTTTCCCCCGAGTGGGGGCTCTTCAAAGGCTGGAGGCAATATTTTCGCAAAATCGAATCCATTTTTTTCAAGGCGCGCGGCGATTGCCGCGGCGATGCCGGCGGGAAAGGCCAGCACCACGGCGGCGGCGGTCGGCGTATCCTGCGGGGCCAGAATGGGCAGCCCGAGGTGCCGTTGCCCCTGGCGTTGAGGATCTTCGTCCACAAAAAAGGCCACCTCGCCCGGCATCACTCCCGCCAGCCAAGTCCCGGCAATGGCGGTGCCAAAGATGCCAAGGGGCCGGCCGGCGGCGGCTTGGCGTACGGTTTCAGGAAATTTTTTCAGCCAGCGCACCATTCGTTCGCAGTCTTGGGCGGCTCTCGCGGCCAAAGGATCGGGGCCGGCGGCGAGAGGCGTCTCGGCCGGCTGGGCATACCAACCGATTTCTTTTTCCAGCCAGCCGTTGCTGGAGGCCGTCAGGCGCAACCCCGCGCGCACTCCGGCCTGGGCCACGGTTTCCGGGGTGAAGTGGGCGCAATGGTCCATGATGACCAGATCAAAGGGATTGCGCTGGAAGGAAGTCGTCTGGACGAAGATCCCGCCTCCGGGCGAGAGCAGCCCTTGCATCTGGCGCAGCATAGCCACAGGCTCGAAAAGGTGCTCGATGACGTAGTTCAAGGTCAGGCAGTCGAACCGATCCGCAATGGCATCCAGGCTGCCGCTGTAAAAGCGAACGCCGGGCAGGTGCGCTTCCAGCGCGGCCCTGCTGGCCTCGGAGCGTTCGAAGCCACAGACTTCCCATTCCGGACGTACCTGCTTGAAGGAATGCAAAAAATCGCCGTTGCCGCAGCCA harbors:
- a CDS encoding class I SAM-dependent methyltransferase, which encodes MAQQAAFAVCPVCGMIQKVRDDAWNTAVAAIYANYKVYPLETVQTHLMFSNTGAAKPRSLILAEQLAQAVSLPQRGRLLDIGCGNGDFLHSFKQVRPEWEVCGFERSEASRAALEAHLPGVRFYSGSLDAIADRFDCLTLNYVIEHLFEPVAMLRQMQGLLSPGGGIFVQTTSFQRNPFDLVIMDHCAHFTPETVAQAGVRAGLRLTASSNGWLEKEIGWYAQPAETPLAAGPDPLAARAAQDCERMVRWLKKFPETVRQAAAGRPLGIFGTAIAGTWLAGVMPGEVAFFVDEDPQRQGQRHLGLPILAPQDTPTAAAVVLAFPAGIAAAIAARLEKNGFDFAKILPPAFEEPPLGGKKRWNARIKNTNEPRHENKH